One Halichondria panicea chromosome 6, odHalPani1.1, whole genome shotgun sequence genomic window carries:
- the LOC135337177 gene encoding uncharacterized protein LOC135337177 encodes MALDLLHLQNGQEFCSFEELAEIIKKWEEVNFVTLYTRSSRSIEAARRRAPKRTFLDKLKYSEIDYACVHGGREYKSQSTQKRLCQKTFLKDCPFVIKIKTTLDGEKLYIKEIRGEHNHDLSEEIFRHMPKQRRLDSETKDEAVKLLKLRANKKLLQNHLMSTTGKTVTLKDLHNIAARNVPKFRNDFRELVEEMKSIKDSTFTAFVDEESMLKAIYFQTPEMKNIFASSPLD; translated from the exons ATGGCACTAGACTTGCTCCATCTACAGAATGGCCAGGAGTTCTGCTCTTTCGAGGAACTGGCCGAAATTATTAAGAAGTGGGAAGAGGTTAATTTTGTTACTCTTTACACAAGAAGCTCTAGGAGTATTGAAGCAGCTAGAAGAAGGGCTCCAAAGAGAACTTTTCTCGACAAACTGAAGTATTCAGAAATTgattatgcatgtgtacatggagGCAGAGAATATAAGTCCCAATCTACACAGAAGAGGCTGTGCCAAAA GACATTTTTAAAGGATTGCCCATTTGTCATTAAGATTAAGACAACACTGGATGGAGAAAAGTTATACATCAAAGAAATTCGTGGAGAGCATAATCATGATTTGTCTGAG GAAATATTTCGTCATATGCCAAAGCAACGGCGCCTGGATTCTGAAACAAAGGATGAAGCAGTAAAACTCCTCAAACTCagagctaacaaaaagcttctTCAGAATCACTTGATGAGTACAACTGGTAAAACAGTGACACTCAAAGATCTTCATAATATTGCAGCGAGAAATGTACCAAAGTTTCGGAATGATTTTCGTGAGCTAGTAGAAGAAATGAAGAGCATTAAAG ATTCAACTTTTACTGCATTTGTTGACGAAGAGAGTATGTTAAAGGCTATATACTTTCAGACACCTGAAATGAAGAATATATTTGCTTCTTCTCCTCTAGATTGA